In Cicer arietinum cultivar CDC Frontier isolate Library 1 chromosome 1, Cicar.CDCFrontier_v2.0, whole genome shotgun sequence, one DNA window encodes the following:
- the LOC101493461 gene encoding LEAF RUST 10 DISEASE-RESISTANCEUS RECEPTOR-LIKE PROTEIN KINASE-like 2.2 → MSYHFQFSPPSFHSSSDNFDRQAQNLFDSFGDTVHSSMKWAVAESVVYGLVVIICIIAIVYAIIECLKKSGTAISAYTQIPTTEKDNNNQISSNSFSSSNKIEVIIPTDSSSKPEFPTMERFLSNINREKPIRFTPEKLDEITKNYLTILGSGAFGIVFKGELSNGENVAVKVLNIVDIIGMEEQFKAEVSTIGRTYHVNLVKLYGFCFHHETRALVYEYVENGSLDKYLFGSQNRNVEFHKLHEIAIGTAKGIAYLHEECQHRIIHYDIKPENVLLDMKLVPKIADFGLAKLRSRESSDNIVVNTHFRGTRGYAAPEMWKAYPVTYKCDVYSFGILLFEIVGRRRHFDSSFSESQQWFPKWTWEMFENNELAVMIAFCGIEEKDNEIAERMLKVALWCVQYLPNDRPMMSTVVKMLEGEIEISKPPFPFQNLEGVKPNLTSEGSSEDCDTNISSWHTESFRKKTKHDTFQIEKTA, encoded by the exons ATGAGTTATCACTTTCAATTTTCTCCTCCTTCCTTTCACTCTTCATCAGACAATTTTGATAGACAGGCTCAAAATCTTTTTGACAGTTTTGGTGACACTGTTCATTCCTCTATGAAATGGGCTGTAGCAGAATCTGTAG TATATGGATTGGTGGTGATAATTTGTATTATAGCAATAGTGTATGCTATTATTGAATGCTTAAAGAAATCAGGAACAGCAATTTCAGCTTACACTCAAATTCCAACAACAgagaaagataataataatcaaatatctTCAAACTCATTTTCTTCATCCAACAAAATTGAAGTCATAATACCAACAGATTCATCATCAAAACCTGAATTTCCAACCATGGAAAGATTCTTAAGCAACATCAACAGAGAAAAACCAATAAGATTCACACCtgaaaaacttgatgaaatcACAAAAAACTACTTAACCATATTAGGTTCTGGTGCATTTGGAATTGTTTTCAAAGGAGAATTATCAAATGGAGAAAATGTAGCAGTCAAAGTTCTCAACATTGTGGACATTATTGGAATGGAAGAACAATTCAAAGCAGAAGTTAGCACAATTGGAAGAACTTATCATGTAAATTTAGTCAAACTTTATGGCTTTTGTTTCCACCATGAAACAAGAGCACTTGTTTATGAGTATGTTGAAAATGGCTCTCTAGATAAGTACTTATTCGGTAGTCAGAATCGCAACGTTGAGTTCCATAAGCTTCACGAGATAGCGATCGGAACGGCAAAAGGAATTGCTTATTTACATGAAGAATGTCAACATAGAATAATTCATTACGATATAAAACCAGAAAATGTCCTTCTCGACATGAAATTAGTACCGAAGATAGCGGATTTTGGACTTGCAAAGCTTAGAAGTAGAGAAAGTAGTGATAACATTGTTGTGAACACTCATTTTAGAGGAACAAGAGGTTATGCTGCACCTGAAATGTGGAAGGCTTATCCAGTTACATATAAATGTGATGTTTATAGTTTTGGTATTCTTCTGTTTGAAATTGTAGGGAGAAGAAGGCATTTTGATTCTAGTTTTAGTGAATCACAACAATGGTTTCCAAAATGGACTTGGGAGATGTTTGAGAATAATGAGCTGGCTGTTATGATTGCATTTTGTGGAATTGAAGAGAAAGATAATGAGATAGCTGAGAGAATGTTGAAGGTTGCTCTTTGGTGTGTTCAGTATTTACCAAATGATAGACCTATGATGAGTACTGTTGTGAAGATGTTGGAGGGtgaaattgaaatttcaaaacCTCCATTTCCCTTTCAAAATTTGGAGGGTGTTAAGCCTAATTTGACATCAGAGGGAAGCAGTGAAGATTGTGATACTAATATATCATCATGGCATACAGAATCCTTCAGAAAGAAAACCAAACACGATACATTTCAGATAGAGAAAACTGCTTAA
- the LOC101493887 gene encoding G-type lectin S-receptor-like serine/threonine-protein kinase At1g34300 translates to MSTTDAVTIEVVLIIVVVAVKVAIVVCVCRKRNQINVASVSPNSQFITLTMDKFLNDMEREKPIRFTGQQLRIATDNYSNLLGSGGFGTVYKGIFSNGTIVAVKVLRGNSDKKIDEQFMAEVGTIGRIHHFNLVRLYGFCFERNLIALVYEYMENGSLDRYLFHEKKTLGYEKLHEIAIGTARGIAYLHEECQQRIIHYDIKPGNILLDKNFYPKVADFGLAKLCNKDNTHITMTGGRGTPGYAAPELWMPFPITHKCDVYSFGMLLFEIIGRRRNLEIENSESQEWFPIWVWKKFDGGLLEEAMIVCGIEEKNREIAERMVKVALWCVQYRQELRPIMSVVVKMLEGSLEIPKIFNPFQHLIDGNFATHGVQVSHTYTTSVSSYGSSVMMSDSSIVCATPIMKKYEIELATSIG, encoded by the exons ATGTCAACCACAGATGCTGTTACAATTGAGGTTGTTCTAATCATAG TAGTAGTTGCTGTTAAGGTAGCTATTGTGGTTTGTGTGTGTAgaaaaagaaatcaaataaaTGTTGCATCTGTTAGTCCAAATTCACAGTTCATAACACTCACTATGGATAAATTTCTGAATGACATGGAAAGGGAAAAACCAATAAGATTCACTGGTCAACAGTTAAGGATTGCAACAGACAATTATTCTAACTTGTTGGGGTCAGGTGGATTTGGAACAGTTTACAAAGGAATTTTTAGTAATGGAACAATTGTAGCTGTCAAGGTTTTACGCGGTAACTCCGACAAGAAAATCGACGAACAATTTATGGCAGAGGTTGGAACAATTGGTAGAATTCATCATTTCAATCTTGTTAGGCTATATGGATTTTGTTTTGAAAGAAACTTGATAGCACTTGTTTATGAATATATGGAAAATGGATCACTTGATAGGTATTTGTTTCATGAAAAGAAGACTTTAGGATATGAAAAACTTCATGAGATTGCAATAGGTACTGCAAGAGGCATTGCTTACTTGCATGAAGAATGCCAACAAAGAATAATCCACTATGATATAAAACCAGGAAATATTCTTCTAGACAAGAATTTCTATCCTAAAGTTGCTGATTTTGGTTTGGCCAAACTTTGTAATAAGGATAATACTCATATAACTATGACAGGAGGAAGGGGGACTCCAGGTTATGCTGCACCTGAGCTTTGGATGCCATTTCCTATAACTCACAAATGTGATGTTTATAGTTTTGGTATGttgttatttgaaattattggtAGGAGAAGAAACcttgaaattgaaaatagtGAAAGTCAAGAGTGGTTTCCAATTTGGGTATGGAAAAAATTTGATGGTGGACTATTGGAGGAAGCAATGATAGTTTGTGGAATAGAGGAGAAAAATAGGGAAATTGCTGAGAGAATGGTTAAGGTAGCTTTATGGTGTGTTCAATATAGGCAAGAGTTAAGGCCTATAATGAGTGTTGTGGTGAAAATGTTGGAAGGTTCATTAGAAATTCCAAAGATTTTTAACccttttcaacatttgattgaTGGGAATTTTGCTACTCATGGAGTTCAAGTGTCACATACTTATACAACTAGTGTTTCTTCTTATGGATCTTCTGTTATGATGAGTGATTCAAGCATTGTGTGTGCTACTCCTATTATGAAGAAGTATGAGATTGAATTGGCAACTAGCATAGGGTGA